A window of the Camelus dromedarius isolate mCamDro1 chromosome 5, mCamDro1.pat, whole genome shotgun sequence genome harbors these coding sequences:
- the RASGRP1 gene encoding RAS guanyl-releasing protein 1 isoform X3 has protein sequence MMVSLGHLAKGASLDDLIDSCVQSFDADGNLCRSNQLLQVMLTMHRILISSADLLQKVITLYKDALAKNSPGLCLKICYFVRYWITEFWIMFKMDASLANTMEEFQELVKANGEELHCRLIDTTQINARDWSRKLTQRIKSNTSKKRKVSLLFDHLEPEELSEHLTYLEFKSFRRISFSDYQNYLVNSCVKENPTMERSIALCNGVSQWVQLMVLSRPTPQLRAQVFIKFIQVAQKLHQLQNFNTLMAVIGGLCHSSISRLKETSSHVPHEINKVLGEMTELLSSCRNYDNYRRAYGECTHFKIPILGVHLKDLISLYEAMPDYLEEGKVNVHKLLALYNHINELVQLQEVAPPLEANKDLVHLLTLSLDLYYTEDEIYELSYAREPRNHKAPPLTPSKPPVVVDWASGVSPKPDPKTISKHVQRMVDSVFKNYDHDQDGYISQEEFEKIAASFPFSFCVMDKDREGLISRDEITAYFMRASSICSKLGLGFSHNFQETTYLKPTFCDNCAGFLWGVIKQGYRCKDCGMNCHKQCKDLVVFECKKRAKNSAAPTENSTSLGPTSSLCSLGVKDLLHAPEEGAFTFPNGEAVEHSEESKDRTIMLMGVSSQKISVRLRRTVAHKATQTESPSWLGGEGPSGHFVLSSPRKTAQDTLYVLPSPTSPCPSPVLVRKRAFVKWENKESLIKSKEELHHLRLPTYQELEQEINTLKADNNALKIQLKYAQKKIETLQLARSNHVLAQMEQGDCS, from the exons ATATAAGGATGCCTTGGCAAAGAATTCACCAGGGCTTTGCCTGAAGATCTGCTATTTTGTAAG GTATTGGATAACGGAATTCTGGATCATGTTTAAAATGGATGCCAGCTTGGCAAACACTATGGAGGAGTTCCAGGAACTGGTGAAAGCCAATGGCGAGGAGCTGCACTGCCGCCTGATCGACACAACTCAAAT CAATGCCCGCGACTGGTCCAGGAAACTGACTCAAAGGATAAAATCAAACACCAGCAAGAAACGGAAAGTCTCCCTGCTGTTTGACCATCTGGAACCAGAGGAGCTATCCGAGCACCTTACCTACCTGGAGTTCAAGTCCTTCCGGAGGATATCG TTCTCCGATTATCAGAACTACCTTGTGAATAGCTGCGTGAAGGAGAACCCCACCATGGAGCGGTCCATTGCCCTGTGTAACGGCGTCTCCCAGTGGGTGCAGCTGATGGTTCTCAGCCGCCCCACCCCGCAGCTCAGGGCTCAAGTCTTCATCAAGTTCATCCAGGTGGCACAG AAGCTCCACCAACTACAGAACTTCAATACGCTGATGGCTGTGATAGGAGGGCTGTGTCACAGCTCCATCTCCAGGCTCAAGGAGACAAGTTCACATGTCCCGCATGAAATCAATAAG GTTCTGGGTGAGATGACCGAGCTGCTGTCCTCCTGCAGAAACTACGACAACTACCGGCGTGCCTACGGGGAGTGCACCCACTTCAAGATCCCCATCCTGGGGGTGCACCTCAAGGACCTCATCTCCCTGTACGAAGCCATGCCTGACTATCTGGAGGAGGGGAAGGTCAATGTCCACAAGCTGCTGGCCCTTTACAATCATATCAATGAACTGGTCCAGCTGCAAGAGGTGGCCCCACCCTTGGAGGCCAACAAGGACTTGGTGCACCTGCTGACG TTATCCCTAGATCTCTACTACACTGAGGATGAGATCTACGAGCTTTCCTATGCCCGGGAGCCCAGGAACCACAAAGCCCCC CCACTAACACCTTCAAAGCCACCAGTAGTAGTGGACTGGGCCTCTGGAGTATCTCCCAAACCTGACCCAAAGACCATAAGCAAACACGTCCAGAGGATGGTGGAC TCTGTCTTCAAGAACTATGATCATGACCAGGATGGATACATTTCTcaggaagagtttgagaagattGCTGCgagttttccattttccttctgtgTGATGGACAAGGACAG GGAAGGCCTCATCAGCAGAGACGAGATCACGGCCTACTTCATGAGGGCCAGCTCAATCTGCTCCAAGCTGGGCCTGGGCTTCTCTCACAACTTCCAAGAGACCACCTACCTGAAGCCCACTTTCTGTGACAACTGCGCTGGATTT ctctggggaGTGATCAAACAAGGATATCGGTGTAAAG ACTGCGGGATGAACTGCCACAAACAATGCAAAGATCTGGTTGTGTTTGAGTGCAAGAAGCGAGCCAAGAACTCAGCAGCTCCCACAGAGAACAGCACGTCTCTGGGGCCAACGTCCAGCCTTTGCTCGTTGGGAGTCAAAGATCTGCTCCACG CACCCGAGGAAGGCGCGTTCACATTCCCTAACGGGGAGGCAGTGGAACACAGTGAGGAGAGTAAGGATCGGACCATCATGCTCATGGGAGTGTCCTCACAGAAGATTTCTGTGCGGCTGAGGAGGACTGTCGCACACAAGGCCACCCAGACCGAATCACCGTCTTGGCTTGGCGGCGAGGGTCCTTCTGGTCACTTCGTGTTGTCTTCCCCAAGGAAGACAGCCCAGGACACACTGTATGTGCTGCCCAGCCCTACATCTCCATGTCCCAGCCCAGTCCTGGTCAGAAAGCGGGCTTTCGTCAAGTGGGAGAATAAAGAATCCCTCATAAAATCAAAGGAGGAGCTCCATCACCTCAGACTCCCGACCTACCAAGAGCTGGAACAG GAAATAAATACCCTGAAAGCAGATAATAACGCTTTAAAGATCCAACTGAAATATGCACAGAAGAAGATAGAAACCCTCCAGCTTGCAAGAAGCAATCATGTCTTGGCTCAGATGGAACAGGGTGACTGTTCTTAG
- the RASGRP1 gene encoding RAS guanyl-releasing protein 1 isoform X5 encodes MFKMDASLANTMEEFQELVKANGEELHCRLIDTTQINARDWSRKLTQRIKSNTSKKRKVSLLFDHLEPEELSEHLTYLEFKSFRRISFSDYQNYLVNSCVKENPTMERSIALCNGVSQWVQLMVLSRPTPQLRAQVFIKFIQVAQKLHQLQNFNTLMAVIGGLCHSSISRLKETSSHVPHEINKVLGEMTELLSSCRNYDNYRRAYGECTHFKIPILGVHLKDLISLYEAMPDYLEEGKVNVHKLLALYNHINELVQLQEVAPPLEANKDLVHLLTLSLDLYYTEDEIYELSYAREPRNHKAPPLTPSKPPVVVDWASGVSPKPDPKTISKHVQRMVDSVFKNYDHDQDGYISQEEFEKIAASFPFSFCVMDKDREGLISRDEITAYFMRASSICSKLGLGFSHNFQETTYLKPTFCDNCAGFLWGVIKQGYRCKDCGMNCHKQCKDLVVFECKKRAKNSAAPTENSTSLGPTSSLCSLGVKDLLHAPEEGAFTFPNGEAVEHSEESKDRTIMLMGVSSQKISVRLRRTVAHKATQTESPSWLGGEGPSGHFVLSSPRKTAQDTLYVLPSPTSPCPSPVLVRKRAFVKWENKESLIKSKEELHHLRLPTYQELEQEINTLKADNNALKIQLKYAQKKIETLQLARSNHVLAQMEQGDCS; translated from the exons ATGTTTAAAATGGATGCCAGCTTGGCAAACACTATGGAGGAGTTCCAGGAACTGGTGAAAGCCAATGGCGAGGAGCTGCACTGCCGCCTGATCGACACAACTCAAAT CAATGCCCGCGACTGGTCCAGGAAACTGACTCAAAGGATAAAATCAAACACCAGCAAGAAACGGAAAGTCTCCCTGCTGTTTGACCATCTGGAACCAGAGGAGCTATCCGAGCACCTTACCTACCTGGAGTTCAAGTCCTTCCGGAGGATATCG TTCTCCGATTATCAGAACTACCTTGTGAATAGCTGCGTGAAGGAGAACCCCACCATGGAGCGGTCCATTGCCCTGTGTAACGGCGTCTCCCAGTGGGTGCAGCTGATGGTTCTCAGCCGCCCCACCCCGCAGCTCAGGGCTCAAGTCTTCATCAAGTTCATCCAGGTGGCACAG AAGCTCCACCAACTACAGAACTTCAATACGCTGATGGCTGTGATAGGAGGGCTGTGTCACAGCTCCATCTCCAGGCTCAAGGAGACAAGTTCACATGTCCCGCATGAAATCAATAAG GTTCTGGGTGAGATGACCGAGCTGCTGTCCTCCTGCAGAAACTACGACAACTACCGGCGTGCCTACGGGGAGTGCACCCACTTCAAGATCCCCATCCTGGGGGTGCACCTCAAGGACCTCATCTCCCTGTACGAAGCCATGCCTGACTATCTGGAGGAGGGGAAGGTCAATGTCCACAAGCTGCTGGCCCTTTACAATCATATCAATGAACTGGTCCAGCTGCAAGAGGTGGCCCCACCCTTGGAGGCCAACAAGGACTTGGTGCACCTGCTGACG TTATCCCTAGATCTCTACTACACTGAGGATGAGATCTACGAGCTTTCCTATGCCCGGGAGCCCAGGAACCACAAAGCCCCC CCACTAACACCTTCAAAGCCACCAGTAGTAGTGGACTGGGCCTCTGGAGTATCTCCCAAACCTGACCCAAAGACCATAAGCAAACACGTCCAGAGGATGGTGGAC TCTGTCTTCAAGAACTATGATCATGACCAGGATGGATACATTTCTcaggaagagtttgagaagattGCTGCgagttttccattttccttctgtgTGATGGACAAGGACAG GGAAGGCCTCATCAGCAGAGACGAGATCACGGCCTACTTCATGAGGGCCAGCTCAATCTGCTCCAAGCTGGGCCTGGGCTTCTCTCACAACTTCCAAGAGACCACCTACCTGAAGCCCACTTTCTGTGACAACTGCGCTGGATTT ctctggggaGTGATCAAACAAGGATATCGGTGTAAAG ACTGCGGGATGAACTGCCACAAACAATGCAAAGATCTGGTTGTGTTTGAGTGCAAGAAGCGAGCCAAGAACTCAGCAGCTCCCACAGAGAACAGCACGTCTCTGGGGCCAACGTCCAGCCTTTGCTCGTTGGGAGTCAAAGATCTGCTCCACG CACCCGAGGAAGGCGCGTTCACATTCCCTAACGGGGAGGCAGTGGAACACAGTGAGGAGAGTAAGGATCGGACCATCATGCTCATGGGAGTGTCCTCACAGAAGATTTCTGTGCGGCTGAGGAGGACTGTCGCACACAAGGCCACCCAGACCGAATCACCGTCTTGGCTTGGCGGCGAGGGTCCTTCTGGTCACTTCGTGTTGTCTTCCCCAAGGAAGACAGCCCAGGACACACTGTATGTGCTGCCCAGCCCTACATCTCCATGTCCCAGCCCAGTCCTGGTCAGAAAGCGGGCTTTCGTCAAGTGGGAGAATAAAGAATCCCTCATAAAATCAAAGGAGGAGCTCCATCACCTCAGACTCCCGACCTACCAAGAGCTGGAACAG GAAATAAATACCCTGAAAGCAGATAATAACGCTTTAAAGATCCAACTGAAATATGCACAGAAGAAGATAGAAACCCTCCAGCTTGCAAGAAGCAATCATGTCTTGGCTCAGATGGAACAGGGTGACTGTTCTTAG
- the RASGRP1 gene encoding RAS guanyl-releasing protein 1 isoform X4 — MLTMHRILISSADLLQKVITLYKDALAKNSPGLCLKICYFVRYWITEFWIMFKMDASLANTMEEFQELVKANGEELHCRLIDTTQINARDWSRKLTQRIKSNTSKKRKVSLLFDHLEPEELSEHLTYLEFKSFRRISFSDYQNYLVNSCVKENPTMERSIALCNGVSQWVQLMVLSRPTPQLRAQVFIKFIQVAQKLHQLQNFNTLMAVIGGLCHSSISRLKETSSHVPHEINKVLGEMTELLSSCRNYDNYRRAYGECTHFKIPILGVHLKDLISLYEAMPDYLEEGKVNVHKLLALYNHINELVQLQEVAPPLEANKDLVHLLTLSLDLYYTEDEIYELSYAREPRNHKAPPLTPSKPPVVVDWASGVSPKPDPKTISKHVQRMVDSVFKNYDHDQDGYISQEEFEKIAASFPFSFCVMDKDREGLISRDEITAYFMRASSICSKLGLGFSHNFQETTYLKPTFCDNCAGFLWGVIKQGYRCKDCGMNCHKQCKDLVVFECKKRAKNSAAPTENSTSLGPTSSLCSLGVKDLLHAPEEGAFTFPNGEAVEHSEESKDRTIMLMGVSSQKISVRLRRTVAHKATQTESPSWLGGEGPSGHFVLSSPRKTAQDTLYVLPSPTSPCPSPVLVRKRAFVKWENKESLIKSKEELHHLRLPTYQELEQEINTLKADNNALKIQLKYAQKKIETLQLARSNHVLAQMEQGDCS; from the exons ATATAAGGATGCCTTGGCAAAGAATTCACCAGGGCTTTGCCTGAAGATCTGCTATTTTGTAAG GTATTGGATAACGGAATTCTGGATCATGTTTAAAATGGATGCCAGCTTGGCAAACACTATGGAGGAGTTCCAGGAACTGGTGAAAGCCAATGGCGAGGAGCTGCACTGCCGCCTGATCGACACAACTCAAAT CAATGCCCGCGACTGGTCCAGGAAACTGACTCAAAGGATAAAATCAAACACCAGCAAGAAACGGAAAGTCTCCCTGCTGTTTGACCATCTGGAACCAGAGGAGCTATCCGAGCACCTTACCTACCTGGAGTTCAAGTCCTTCCGGAGGATATCG TTCTCCGATTATCAGAACTACCTTGTGAATAGCTGCGTGAAGGAGAACCCCACCATGGAGCGGTCCATTGCCCTGTGTAACGGCGTCTCCCAGTGGGTGCAGCTGATGGTTCTCAGCCGCCCCACCCCGCAGCTCAGGGCTCAAGTCTTCATCAAGTTCATCCAGGTGGCACAG AAGCTCCACCAACTACAGAACTTCAATACGCTGATGGCTGTGATAGGAGGGCTGTGTCACAGCTCCATCTCCAGGCTCAAGGAGACAAGTTCACATGTCCCGCATGAAATCAATAAG GTTCTGGGTGAGATGACCGAGCTGCTGTCCTCCTGCAGAAACTACGACAACTACCGGCGTGCCTACGGGGAGTGCACCCACTTCAAGATCCCCATCCTGGGGGTGCACCTCAAGGACCTCATCTCCCTGTACGAAGCCATGCCTGACTATCTGGAGGAGGGGAAGGTCAATGTCCACAAGCTGCTGGCCCTTTACAATCATATCAATGAACTGGTCCAGCTGCAAGAGGTGGCCCCACCCTTGGAGGCCAACAAGGACTTGGTGCACCTGCTGACG TTATCCCTAGATCTCTACTACACTGAGGATGAGATCTACGAGCTTTCCTATGCCCGGGAGCCCAGGAACCACAAAGCCCCC CCACTAACACCTTCAAAGCCACCAGTAGTAGTGGACTGGGCCTCTGGAGTATCTCCCAAACCTGACCCAAAGACCATAAGCAAACACGTCCAGAGGATGGTGGAC TCTGTCTTCAAGAACTATGATCATGACCAGGATGGATACATTTCTcaggaagagtttgagaagattGCTGCgagttttccattttccttctgtgTGATGGACAAGGACAG GGAAGGCCTCATCAGCAGAGACGAGATCACGGCCTACTTCATGAGGGCCAGCTCAATCTGCTCCAAGCTGGGCCTGGGCTTCTCTCACAACTTCCAAGAGACCACCTACCTGAAGCCCACTTTCTGTGACAACTGCGCTGGATTT ctctggggaGTGATCAAACAAGGATATCGGTGTAAAG ACTGCGGGATGAACTGCCACAAACAATGCAAAGATCTGGTTGTGTTTGAGTGCAAGAAGCGAGCCAAGAACTCAGCAGCTCCCACAGAGAACAGCACGTCTCTGGGGCCAACGTCCAGCCTTTGCTCGTTGGGAGTCAAAGATCTGCTCCACG CACCCGAGGAAGGCGCGTTCACATTCCCTAACGGGGAGGCAGTGGAACACAGTGAGGAGAGTAAGGATCGGACCATCATGCTCATGGGAGTGTCCTCACAGAAGATTTCTGTGCGGCTGAGGAGGACTGTCGCACACAAGGCCACCCAGACCGAATCACCGTCTTGGCTTGGCGGCGAGGGTCCTTCTGGTCACTTCGTGTTGTCTTCCCCAAGGAAGACAGCCCAGGACACACTGTATGTGCTGCCCAGCCCTACATCTCCATGTCCCAGCCCAGTCCTGGTCAGAAAGCGGGCTTTCGTCAAGTGGGAGAATAAAGAATCCCTCATAAAATCAAAGGAGGAGCTCCATCACCTCAGACTCCCGACCTACCAAGAGCTGGAACAG GAAATAAATACCCTGAAAGCAGATAATAACGCTTTAAAGATCCAACTGAAATATGCACAGAAGAAGATAGAAACCCTCCAGCTTGCAAGAAGCAATCATGTCTTGGCTCAGATGGAACAGGGTGACTGTTCTTAG